GTACAGCGCGACACGGTCGAGCAGGCCCTCGTACTTGGCCTTGAGCTTCGGCCCTATCTCGTCGGGCGTGCCCACCACGGCGAACTCCTCCAGCATCTCGTCCGAAATCTCATTTGCCATGTCCTGCCACTCGCCGCGAATGGCCTTGCGGCCCAGCACGACGTTGAGATAGTCCCAGCCGTGCAGCTCCAGAATGATCTTGTAGGCCGGCGTGGACGCGTAAAAGGCGATCTGCCGCCTGGTCTCCTGCCGGTTCTTTTCCATCTCCTCGCGGTTGCGCCCCGTGACCACGAAGGGCATGGACGACACGACCACATCCTTCCTCTGGCGTCCTGACCTGCCTGACCCTACGGCGATGGCGGGGAGCGCCACATCCCGCAGGTAGCGGGCCGTGTGCATGGGGTGGATGTGCACGCCGTCGCAGTACTGCCCCGCGACATGCAGCATGGCGGGGTTGACCGCGGAGATGTACACAGGAATGTGCGGGTGCGCTATGGGCCCCGGGCTGAAATAAGGCGTCATGAGGCTGAAGTTGTATAACTTGCCCTTGAAATCCAGCGGCCCCGCGGTCTGCCAGCACGTCCAGATGGCCCGCAGCGACTGTACCACTTCCGCCATCCGCGGCGCGGGGGCCTCCCACTTAACGCTGAATCTCCGCTCGTTGTGTCCTTTTACCTGGGAGCCGAGGCCCAGGAGGAATCGTCCTCCGGACAGGGCCTGCATGTCCCAGGCCGTGTAGGCCGTCTCCATGGGACTGCGTGTGAAGGCGAGGGCGATGGCCGTTCCGACCTGGATGCGACT
This window of the Dehalococcoidia bacterium genome carries:
- a CDS encoding TIGR03617 family F420-dependent LLM class oxidoreductase yields the protein MKIDARFALDSMPLRDVPRVARAAEALGLDALWSSQTTHDPYLPLALAAESTSRIQVGTAIALAFTRSPMETAYTAWDMQALSGGRFLLGLGSQVKGHNERRFSVKWEAPAPRMAEVVQSLRAIWTCWQTAGPLDFKGKLYNFSLMTPYFSPGPIAHPHIPVYISAVNPAMLHVAGQYCDGVHIHPMHTARYLRDVALPAIAVGSGRSGRQRKDVVVSSMPFVVTGRNREEMEKNRQETRRQIAFYASTPAYKIILELHGWDYLNVVLGRKAIRGEWQDMANEISDEMLEEFAVVGTPDEIGPKLKAKYEGLLDRVALYTPFDPGQHDELWKSVVQAAKE